A window of Daucus carota subsp. sativus chromosome 2, DH1 v3.0, whole genome shotgun sequence genomic DNA:
cTATCATGTTGAAATGAGCTAAAACAAATTACATGATATTATCatgattaaactaatttatcccaacataaacatataaatcaaaattatctcCTCCATGATGTTAGCATTATACTTATTTACTTGAAATGACTAAATGAGTACCACAAATTTTCTATCACATATTTTTCCCGTCAAATAACATGGTAAATACATgagtgattttaatttatcattttatataatCTTAATTGAATGATTTATGTGCTATATATAAGATGTATTATCAATATGAGGAACACTAATCATACAACACGAATTGAtatttggaaataacttttgAAATACAAATGTTTGTGTATtatgcttatatatatacattttattattatgattcGTGGCtcgtataataatatattctatgtAGTGCATCTGATGCGAATACAGCCAAGTCTGCTTAGTGCTTTCCCTGTCTCTGTTAGGAATAATCAGAGGGCAAGCTTAGAGTCGATGagtttatatgatttaatatgAATAATAATCCGACTTTCTTCTTGACTCCCTGATAAATAATTTTCTACATTGTCTAAAGACTCTAAACACAACGttcaataatatatttcatCTGCTTCCATAGTACCAGAGAAGTTGCTTTTAACAAGTGTAACTTGTAATTTGTTATTTTCTCTAGGTGGAAATCGGTCTCTTTTGTTAAATAAGTGCAAATCAACCTATACAActtattaagaaaaaatttatgtataatttttagaattcttttAGAAGCCGTTTGAAAACATCCATTTAATtaaatgatggatttcaaatgacaggatttgagttgtcatttcaaattctcagatttatactaatatttgaatgtctggatttcaaatgaaatccaaatccaaattcccaAACATGTTATTtcatcaaatccagaatttcaaatgaaatccaggtTCCAAAACAAGCCATTAATTTATTTTGCAATTTAGCCACAATCATCAATTCAAGATTCACGCTAGTTCATGAACTGCCAGTATTTGTGACGGGCAGTCCTTTTTTCTCAAGTACGACAAGTATGCCTGCCACCGTAATGTGTAAatacacaaacaaacaaatcaaatttcATTTCGGTCCGTCTTAAGTGTACATTAGTCCCATAATAATTTGAGGGTTTTTGCTCAAATATTTGCAAACAATTATTCGATATATTAATGACAACTGGGAGTCATTCCTGTTGCCGTCACTGTCCTTTCaatgtacaattttttttttacaaactgCAGCTTAAAAATTCAAGTAATGGGCACCCCCGCATAAACAACACAGTTCAGTTTTACCACACTGATCAGAATcttagaattgtattaccttaaGCTCAGATACAACGGATTTGACTAAGTTGTGACGCCAACAACGACATTGCTCACCTGCAAAATTTACATATATGGTATCATGTTTGCTGATTACCATggtatacatgtgtgtgtgctCGTGAAAATAAAAACAGAATTGGTGGTAAAATCTCACCAGTTTGCCACTTTCGTCAACTGACATCGGATTTTGGACGACCACAGTTTGATTCTGCGGGCGTGGCGTTGCCTACACGTGTGTATCCGTGTAATAATCATATATTAAgtcaaacatgaaaaaaaacattcctcggtaattataaaaatgatggGTACTTACCGGTGAAGTAGAGGTAGTTGACGCAGATGTAGCAGCCCCACCAGGTCTCAGTGCAGGAATTGGGACCCTTGCATTACCCATCTGCATTTGACACAAGACATTAATTAGTACTTTGAAATAATCCAGAAATGGAAGACAACAAAAATACCTCCCTATGCAATACAATGACCGGACATACACAACTATTCAACTTTACCGATCCATGGTATAGGTTGGAGCTCACTACATAATCTTCTTTAAAAACAACTTAAGGGAGCTCAACTATCCTCATTACCAATCCACGACTATTCAACTTTACAACATACagcatacaaataaatattgaaGGACCTAACGGAACCGTAAACGTTTCATCCCCGCCAAGGCCAGAAGGTAAAAGCGCAAATTATGAGAAAATCAATAACCTTCTATGCAGTATGTAGGTTCTTAGCAGGACACATTTTGCTATGTAAATCAAAAGAATTGGCAAAAgcaattatattttgtaatacGTAGGTTCTTAGCATGAGACTGCTAGCTATCTATTACTAATGGAAAAGAAACTTATGTCCAAAAACAAAGTTGCTCTGCTATGTATAAATACAGCCAAAAAAAATGTATCATGCCTATGAATCTATAAAAGTGTAAAGAAACAAGATGAGACCTAAAACGATGCATCTCATCAGCTAGACATTGAATATATAATCAGGATTCAGGACTCACATTCACATTTGTTACGCAGTGGCAAACAGCGCATTTAACTGACGGAGCACCATATGGATACATAAGGGTTGTACGGCAACTGCAGCAATTGACATGAGCAACCTGGCCCGATGCTACATATTGAACATAAGAAACCAAGAGTGATAGCAGTTAGTAAGTGGACTCTGAACTCATAATAGAAAATTGACCCCTCAACCCCCTCCCTACCCAAGAAAATATGGAGACCAGAACGGTGAAGGGTAAACAAATGATGTTTTTTTTGGTGCCCAGTAACTGAGCTTGTGCCAAGTCTCATTTATATGGATCCCAATCACTACAATGCAACAACTAATTTAAATGAACATTGCATTTGGGTCTTCTGGCATTTCGAGTCACAACCAAAGAAAACAAGAATTATTTGTACCTGGCACAAGGTTTACTGTGTGACAGCATGAGCATCTGACACTTGATGCTCCACGAGTATACATAAGCAATGTACGGCAACCTCCACATATTAGTTGGGACATTTCCAGTCCTGTTGGTTTAGCAAATGATAAGGATGATATATCACAGAGTGGTTGCAGAAATGACTTTGTGCTCAGCAAGAAAAAAAAGTGGACTAGGTACATGTAATATGGATCATAGTGATGAAAGCTCGTGAGCAGAAAAATTGATCTTAATTCACAAACTCAGAACTGCAAATAATTCTCAATAACAATCAAATTTTCCTCAGAGCAAAATTTTGTTCTTCATCAATGCATAGGCTACATATTAgaaatatatagtttatttgcaGCAGATTAATATGGCACATGTGATTATGCAAAGAGAAAGAATATAGCAGTAGGCCATACCAGGAGGAGGAACCGATGTGACAACATTGCAAACTGCACAACAAACATTTGCAGCTCCTCTTGGATAgagaagaatggttctacaccCATTGCACACTAATTGACTCTGCATAGCTGTAATGCACAAAAATGCATGGTATGCTTTCAGCTAAACAGAAGTAAAATAATTATTGCTGATCTATGGGGGCGTTTGGATTCTGGGTGGGAATCGGTATCCCATGGGCTGTGAAGAGAACGATTTACCCACTAAATGGGAATGAGATTCCCATTCCATACAATAaatccaaacaccaacacatTGGTTTGAGGTTACGATTCCGGTTAAGCGGGCTCATGAACCATGATCCAAACACCTCCTATATACTTCCACAAAATATTAACTGTTTAGGAGACTTAGGGAAAACAAAGGACCATGCTTCAAACTCTAAACCATGATATCTGACaaagaaaatttagaaaagTTTGGACTAAACAATACCCTATATGTAAAAAAGCTTGAAGgagaatatattaaaaatattaaacaaaatcatttaatatAGAAGTTGAGAGCCACCCAGCAGACCAGTACTTTGGATTACAATACAAATAGTAATTAAATGACCATTTttaatagacacaaataataatCTTGTCCGTTTGACCGCAAGGACTCTTCTGAAATGACACATAAATCAAAGGGCAAGCTGAATTACATCTGAGAGTATCAGGAGCCTATATAGTATATCCATATCAATACATTATAACCGCAGAAATTCTCCAAACTTTCCGCCATAGATATACAGATCTTATACAACTGGTTATTAATATTTACTTCTCAGAAGACCAAAACTTATaacatttgttattttttggTAATCCGAAAGGCCATTCTTAGCCTGATGCAGTGATGCTCAAGTTGTCTGCTTGTATTTGCTCTCTGCTAGGTCACACATTTACACCCTAGAAAAAGTTTCTTTATTAATAAGGGGTAACGCTATGAACAtatgttaatcataacaaaccAGGGAGTAAACTAGCTGGAAGCATATTTCTGAAATTGATAGGAGGAACTAATATGTGCAACTCCACTTAGTTCTAGAAAAGAGTGTTCAGTTACGAGCTCAGTGTTGTAACATTTTGCAGCTCAGATGTAATTCTTTGTAACAAACATGATATGACTTTCTATTAATATATGAATCAATTCTTACTTTCTTCCTTTCAATTTCACTAAAAGAATCTGCATAAATGATAACCCAACAAAGAATTGTCTTGTCAACATATAAAATGATGAGAAACAAAAGATTAACATACAAAATAGGTAATAAACGATAATGCTATATAAAGTCAGTACAGTGATATCAGATCATCATAAAAAAGTTGATCTACAGTGCACTCTAGTGTTACTCAAGTCTGCTGACCTAGCAAGGTTCATATGCAGACATTTCAATACGTACATTGCACAGTTTACAAATGATCTATAATTTTACCCATCCGAAGGATATTTTAACTCCTAACATgtcaaattaaacatatatatcaGCGATTTATAACCAATCTACTACTGTGCATAGTAGTTAATACTATTGCCACATAAAAACTAAAACCATCAGTATCACTATCATATAAGGAGGAATAACAGATAAGAAACAAGTACAGTCAACTACATAGCAGAATACTTTCATACGAAACCAAACATATCTGGTGTAGTGGTGTATCTCGCTCACAAAATCCGGTCCACAAGTGTAAGAAGCAAGGAAAACTCATACATATAACAAATACTCAAAATTCGCCTAATCCATACATCTTCCATACTACACAAATCATCAAAAGTACCCAATGCAGGTAAGTCACAACTTGAGTGAAAAGATTTCAAACTTTACAACagaaaaaacataaaaagaGTTGAATTCTTACCCATGAGCAAGTCTTGAACAAATCTGATCAGGAAAAAAAGTGTAAGAGATAAGATGagttttcttgaaaaaacaGAGAAACGGGATAAATAATGACATACCCACCTCCCAAGATTGAGTTTTGACGATGAAAATGGGGACAAGGAATCAAGAAAAGTATAGGATAAGCTTGAATTATGCTCTTCTTGAAATCTTTCCTTTTCAGATATTCTTTTTCCTTTCACTTTCTGGGTTTCTGTATATATATGCAAAGAGAAATCTAGAAGAGCAAAATTCCAAACCCTTGTATTTTCTTGGTCGATTCTAGTCTGCAATGTAATAGAGTAATTCTAATCGGGTTCTTTGTGGGTCAATTACCATATGGGTcgggttgttttcaacttttcgTTGCTGGGCCCGGCGAAAACAATATCcggctttctttttcttttttgagacCAACAGTATCCGCCTATACGGCATTTTGTTTGAGTTGGAACTTGAAAATGGTTAAGAGgcaaaaatatattcaatactaattttaggattttgtattaaatattttaatttttggatGATACAGAGACCCGTGTCAAAatccaaaaatttaataattaatacaaaAATTTAACTCTAGCAGCTTGAAGTAAGTCTCGAACTCGTATTAAAATTATCTATGATTACAATTTAATCTTGATTTCTAAATatcttcaaaattaaattattttatcaatgtATCAGCACTAAAATTACATTACTTTTGTTGTGAccgaatttttaatatttttcagacaagaaacgaaaaaaaaactatattatGAAGTCAACCA
This region includes:
- the LOC108205989 gene encoding protein LSD1-like, which produces MAMQSQLVCNGCRTILLYPRGAANVCCAVCNVVTSVPPPGLEMSQLICGGCRTLLMYTRGASSVRCSCCHTVNLVPASGQVAHVNCCSCRTTLMYPYGAPSVKCAVCHCVTNVNMGNARVPIPALRPGGAATSASTTSTSPATPRPQNQTVVVQNPMSVDESGKLVSNVVVGVTT